The DNA window ATGAATAATggttttttcctaattaaataaaacaaaagaaaataagaatataaaatagggaaaatacataagttACCCATTTTAGTTGCACATAAAGTTATTTATACACTGATATTTCATGAGCGACCTAAAAGAAATAAGGGAAAATGGCCTAATATACCCCTCAATTAGCCGATATATCCTTCGTTGTAAAAGtagctcatatatacccctatcgtTACAataatgactcacatatacccctaccattataaaagtaaaaaaataaatttaaaatttattttaatttttaatttttttaaaaatcatctaTTTGATCTTTTTCACACATACATCATTTTTTGACTtctgattattattatttgagttttttattcttattttttttctttcattctttagtgtaaaaataagagaaatgaAAAGGAAGAAGTGTGAATGAGAAAAGATTAAATagttaaaaaagaatttaaaattatttttttgcggctatattgtaatttagattttatatatgtaaaaaaaaatatttgggacatttatactaaattttacaaaaaactaggtgaaaaaatatatttgaccatcaaaacaataaattcaaatgaTCCTTATTATTAATTGGTCGTCAAACCTTTTAATGGCTTTGATTGAGCCTTCAATGTTGGAGTTGAATTGGACGTTCTTTGCCAAGAAGAACGTTAGATTGAGAGCTGTTGAGAATGATAATCCTttctatatatacacatatattatCAACatctttgagaagaaaaaagatacatacatatattcttccttctaaaatatataaaaaaaaaatatttttatgaatcgTTGTCAGTTTCTGTGTTCCTAGTTTATACTAGAAGGGTTTGTTGAATCCTGGGGGATACACCTATATCAAATGAAATATACTTaagcaggggcggacccaccCATGGCCGAGGGTTGTTAAGCGACACCCCTTCGccgaaaaattacattgtatatagaGGTCGAATTttggtttaatatatatatatatatatatatattgatatctCTTGACACAAAGGAAATGTTTAGTCTAGTGGTTAAGGAGTTGCAAAAGTTTCTCAAGATTGCGTGGTCAAGCCCTAGTTGCCACGTCCGCCACTGTACTTAAGAACAATGTTTTTAACATACTATGAGAATTTCTTACAAGTGTtcgtgacaaaatatttttcattaagaTTTCCAACACAACTTGGCGTACCGTAAGATCCATTTGCACAATTGGCAGTTGCCATGCTTGAGGAGTAGATATAACAAgtctaattttttattagttagctttaattttgtgacACATGAATCGATGTATATTGTGGTAGGTTTTTCCCCTTTCATGTCcactttttttatatgtttgatCACTCAACCTTGTATAAAATGGAGGTTACATCCTTTTCCCCCTTCACCCTTTTGTTGGTTCAAAGATGAAATTTACAAGGTTGGGGTCACGCCAAATCCTCTAAAGCCCTTTGGTCATTGATCGAGGTGAttgactttaaaatatatataaaaataaaattagcttaaccttatttattttatttatgaatttttaagGAACGTGTAGCGTGTCAACTAATATTGACGGGAGAGTAATTTGTATCAAAGGGGAGGTGGTTGTGTTACCTCATTTTAGCTGTTTGTAAGGTTGGAAAGTCTTTTTCCACTTCCTACCTTAATATTCTTTCAGCTTAATTCCTAACCAAATTGTTTCTACTTGTAACCTACTCAAAAGAGACATGGCCAACTAACACCCaccattaattttatttcttaatgcTTTTAATTATATCCattcttttttattctcttttacCTAATATTAAATACTTTTGCCTCGCTGGAACTAAATGATGCCCTCTAATTAGCTGGTAGATTACATGAACTTAATAATTAAGTCAAGCTGGTGGATTATTGGTTTAATATTCCCTTCTTCGAATCAAATATAATTTCGTttaagaattaataaaaaaatattcttgcaTCTCTCTCAAAAAAGTACATTGAgccccctttttttttctttatatattggaattaagaatatataaatattacataaatctcatagtgttaaggcctaattacatcttatttctattattttttaaacaacaaaaatccTTTAAAATTATCGGATCTTGAATACATCAGGAAACATGTGGACACATAGCTCACAAATGTATCCGAGCAAGGAGGGATGTGTTTGAGAGGGGATATGAATGTATCTaagagggtatttttgtaattttttaaaaatggtaataaattttagagattatggtaAAAATAAGAGGTGTATTTAGATAAGAATAAAGCATTGGATATAATACTAGCTATCTTACCCCACATACATATAGATCAATCATATTAATTACAGAAAACGAAAATAAGTTgccaataattaataattgtcAGCTTATAAAGGAAGCATGGCAAATAGTTTTGGCTCCCCTTTTCAATTCTTTAATATAATGGAGGATAAAGTCTATCAAACTTTATAATAAtggagaaatgaaaaaaaagcaTCGCCATCATTTCTAAGTCCACTTCTCTTATTTTTCCATCATCGTCTCTTCTTCATTGATCATTTGAGTTTAATTTCTTCTTCGAATATTGATCAGAAAAATTAATAGAAGCAAATAAAGATGGATTGTTCTATATGTAGCGCGATGCCATTTATTCTAAGGCCACCAAGAAATACTATATGCGCAGCTTGTTATGAGGGAGCTAGAACTATAATTACGTTGACTACCAACAAGCTTGATCATATTGAAAATACAAAAGGAAGTGATAATAAAACAGTAACTGGAGTTCTTTCTGCTTCTTCATCCAATCCATCTATTAAGGTATGTATATATCATCATCTCTTTCTCATGGTTGCTTGTAATGTAGGGAATTAGCGACAGATAAAATTTCATATCTAGAcaataaaaatttcatgttaATCTCATTTAGCTATGGATTAATGatgaattataagaaaattcaattatCTATGAGTTTTTATAGCGATCGATTAGCCAAGGATTGCTGAGAAATTTCGTACATGTTTTCTAATAGTGATACATTATTTGTTCCAAAATATGACGTCATACATATGTATATGATGACAAGATGGAAATGGAAtataactttttctttatttttttcgtgCGAGAGAGGATTTCCTTCATCGTAAATGttataacaattatttttcaCACACAAAGTTAAAAAAACAGTTTTCGACCCCAAGTTTTACAATATCACAATATTGATCCTTGATGGTGGTTGTAGTCTAACATTTTGTTATAGTCTAGACTCGCACGACTTTAAATCCTAAGCAAATCTCATAACAAAATATGTGAAAGATGTTGCGCATATAAGAAGCTAGTCTTAATTCCTAAAacgtgttttaaaaaaaatgtgggaATCTAGGACCAAAATGGAAAATATCAATAGTTGGCTCCATTGTTAGATATTTACAAGAAGATTGGGAGAAGTTATATTTCGTTTTTTTTTATACTGCTGATTTTGATTATAAATAAGCAATTAGGAGAACAAAAGAAATTGGAAATTTTGAGTGTAGCGTGCAAAAACAATTTGCAAGGCAGTAGCTTGAAGCTAAACTTATGTAGCACAAAGAGAAATTGGAAAACCCAATGCTCTAATATAAAGTCAATATGTTGCTTCAAACCTTTTTGTTTTACTGTAATACTTCAATTAAACTACTTCCTCTGTTCCAAAATAATGACATGATTAATTAGCAGTTGAAAGATGCTCATGTTTAATTTtgctctatttttttaatactgaTATGAATTATGGATATAGTTTTCTTGATTAAATGATTTACAATCACACAAATATCACATAATTGTTTTAGATTACATGCTTCAAAAGTCTTCCTTTTTGCTTAAAAATCGTACTAAGTCAAACGATGTCACATAAAAatgaaacggagagagtatttgatataaaacaaatacaaattGTCTGACTCTCCAATAAGTAATCATGATCATTCTTACGGAAAGGCTGTTTagtttgacttttaatttttgacTTATAAGCCCAAAACTATAAATTAGAATTTTCAGTTTATGACTTTAAgtctattttatcattttagcttaaaattaaatatttataagtattttttctaATTCACGCAAACACTTTAAAAGTGATTAAATgctattttgacttaaaaatactTGAAATAATGGGAAACTTATGgaaatcccactagtttaggggctaattacttagatacactctagtttgtaaatattacgaatcttaccagattttggtgTGTACAGATACATgtggtcaaaattaggtgtaatttattttattatatccAAGTGTATCCacatgtatatgagatacataacaaatctcgaTTGTCTCCCTTCTGTCCCGGATACATGCGAACCACACTAGATACATACAAAttcatgtatctagtgtgattcgcatgtatctagtATACATGGTTATCTGGCTCGCCCTCCCTATTTTGGTATATCTAgtagcaaaaaaaatatttatcttggTGTATCTTCctctatatattatttaaaaaaatcttaattaatGGTAAGATgcgtaattatttaaaagtatagataaaattaatatatattagtatATAGATGTATGGCTAATAAGCTAGCTAGTTCTCCTAAAAGAAAAGCAATTAACTTGATGAAAATATAATTGGACCTTTCTACAAAAGTGAAAAGCTATATTTTGATAACAATTATTTGAAGTgacataaaaatattgaattgacCAATTATCTCATTTATTGGATctgaaaataatgaataattacAGGGATTTGGAAATGCGTTGAAATGGGTGAAAGAAATGAAGGAGATGGAAGAGGAATTAAAGGAGAAGCTGAATTATCTTAGTGGTTTTGTTGTTGCCTTGAGAGATCATATTCATActgatattttaattaaaccTGGCAATGATGCTCCTTGTATACCAGCACATAGAGCTCTTCTGGTAATAAATTAAACACACCAAACTATTATTATTCCGTTATCTCAATATATAATCACTTCATGGAAACATTTTACTTTAACAGGCAGCTAGATCTGATATATTCAAAAACATACTGGACTCAGATGGATGTAAAGCTCCACCAAGTGACAACACAATAACATTGTCTGAACTAAACTACGATGAATTAGAGTGTTTATTAGAGTTCCTGTACAGTGGAGATTTGGCTAAAGAGAAGGTGGAAAAACACGTATATTCCTTGTCAATTGCAGCAGATAAGTATGAAATTCCATTCTTGCAGAAATTTTGTGAGAATCAAATGTTGGGATCATTGAACACATGGAATGCTCTTGATGTTTTAGAGATTTCTGATACTTGCTCTAATACGTCGTTAAAGGAGACAGCGTTAAACTTCATTGTTAAGAACATGGAGGATATTGTGTTTACACCTAGATTTGATGCATTTGCACTCAAGAATCCTCATTTAACTGTACAGATTACTAGGGCTTCTTTTATAGACATTAAAAATAGAAGGCTTACTGTTTGATTATATTCTTCTGTTTATATTACTAACTAATTGTATGCTACAAGAAGGACATTGacaatttatacaatatttCTTCCTTGTTACTTCCATAGTCTAACTAATCTTCTTAATTAGTCTTCGGCTCGGCccaatatataaattattgagCAATTTTCACAtgtagcaaacataaaaatcatatttatatgttatagctatagtttgtacaATTGCGCTCCAttacaaactttatgtttgctatgactattaatttgtatatttcggtatacatatacataaaaattatgtatttggGTCTATTTGTTTATTTcgatatacaaatgggtcctgcatttgtatatttcagtatacaaatgggtcttgcatttgtatatttcagtctatttgtatatttcggtatacaaatgggtcctgaATTTGATATTTCGGTATAAAAATGGGccatgcatttgtatatttcggtatacaaatgggtcctgcatttgtatatttcgatctatttgtatattttggtatacaaatgggatgACAAAAAACATAGAATGTTTGCtgtgaattacaaataaaagaaactatggcttagcattttgaattaatagtttgttatttcatacaattttccctaaattGATTGATCGATATTGGGCTTTGGGAGCTAGCTAGGTAGAGTACTTCAACAATTTGGGCCTGAAACCATATCATAGGCCATGACCTTGTGTTGTCCAAGCCCAAAAGGCCAAAACCCCCTTCTGTGGTGTTGGAACTAAAGACATCAAGTTTCTAGATGGTGGATGTTTGAAAGTAGGGCATGTTACGTACTTGTACaggttacaaaaaaaaaaatcaattaaatgatATAATGTATCGATATTATATAGATAGGTATATATGATGTATATAAATCCATATATGTTGTGTATACAATATTTACGCATATGTATAATAGTTGGATTATTTTGGGTAAGGAATTTCGATTCAATGAACATTTTGTCTAATTTTTCCTTGAATGTATGTCTATGAAGCCATTCATTTCTTAATTTATGAGTTTGATTCAATCCATAAGAATCCATCTTCCTAAATTTGCCATTGAGTTGTTTCACATAATTAATCGATGAATGTAACAAGCCTGCAAGTGGATAGCGTCGGGGCGGGGCGGGGAACCATCAAGTTGAAGCTCAAGTGTTCATTTTCTCTTAGTGTTTTGTCTGAATGAAGTAGGAATAAGagaggggtgggggtggggaaAGTAAGTagagaaggaggagaaggaaAGGGTGATGATGCTAATTGAGTGTGTCATGTTTTACTGCCTAATTAACAAGTTTGtattattttcaagattatagattctatattttaataaaatttaccCGTTTATATAATATATCCTTCCAATAActtgataatataaaaaataaatttacactAATATTGTATGTAGCTTAAACTACTATCATATCATGTTCGCACATGCCAACTTAACCTTGA is part of the Solanum stenotomum isolate F172 chromosome 8, ASM1918654v1, whole genome shotgun sequence genome and encodes:
- the LOC125872578 gene encoding BTB/POZ domain-containing protein At3g56230-like produces the protein MDCSICSAMPFILRPPRNTICAACYEGARTIITLTTNKLDHIENTKGSDNKTVTGVLSASSSNPSIKGFGNALKWVKEMKEMEEELKEKLNYLSGFVVALRDHIHTDILIKPGNDAPCIPAHRALLAARSDIFKNILDSDGCKAPPSDNTITLSELNYDELECLLEFLYSGDLAKEKVEKHVYSLSIAADKYEIPFLQKFCENQMLGSLNTWNALDVLEISDTCSNTSLKETALNFIVKNMEDIVFTPRFDAFALKNPHLTVQITRASFIDIKNRRLTV